From a region of the Streptomyces sp. NBC_01454 genome:
- a CDS encoding putative leader peptide, with product MSTSALLTTRGHIDLVRVASAACRRGGRC from the coding sequence ATGTCTACCTCAGCCCTGCTCACCACGCGCGGTCATATCGACCTGGTGCGGGTGGCCTCTGCCGCGTGTCGCCGCGGCGGCCGTTGCTGA
- a CDS encoding ABC transporter permease — MVAGSRRRWAVPRWLRRTAGPVALLVLWQVSSASGVLEAGILASPGTIAATAGELVSDGTLPSAMLVSVQRVAVGLLLGGVTGVVLALVSGLSRLGEDLVDATVQMLRAIPWVGVIPLFIIWLGIGEAPKIALISLGVAFHLYLNVHAGIRGVDAQLVEAGNSLGLTRWGLVRHVVLPGALPGAMTGLRYSLATAWLALVFGEQINADDGLGFLMNQAREFFRTDVIVVCLVVYALLGLLADFVIRTLERLLLQWRPTFTGQ, encoded by the coding sequence GTGGTGGCGGGTTCCCGGCGTCGGTGGGCGGTGCCGCGGTGGTTGCGGCGTACGGCCGGGCCCGTGGCGCTCCTGGTGCTGTGGCAGGTGTCGAGCGCCAGTGGGGTGCTGGAGGCCGGCATTCTGGCGTCGCCCGGCACCATCGCGGCCACCGCGGGCGAGCTGGTCTCGGACGGCACGCTGCCCTCGGCGATGCTGGTGTCCGTGCAACGGGTCGCGGTCGGGCTGCTGTTGGGCGGCGTGACGGGTGTGGTGCTGGCGCTGGTGTCGGGGCTTTCGCGGCTCGGTGAGGACCTGGTGGACGCCACCGTGCAGATGCTGCGGGCCATCCCGTGGGTGGGGGTGATCCCGCTGTTCATCATCTGGCTGGGCATCGGTGAGGCACCCAAGATCGCGCTGATCTCGCTGGGTGTGGCCTTCCATCTGTATCTGAACGTGCATGCCGGGATCCGTGGCGTGGATGCCCAGTTGGTGGAGGCGGGGAACTCGCTCGGGCTGACCCGATGGGGCCTCGTCCGGCATGTGGTGCTGCCCGGTGCGCTGCCGGGCGCCATGACCGGGCTGCGCTACTCGCTCGCCACCGCGTGGCTCGCGCTGGTCTTCGGTGAGCAGATCAATGCCGATGACGGGCTGGGCTTTCTGATGAACCAGGCCAGGGAGTTCTTCCGCACCGACGTGATCGTGGTGTGCCTGGTCGTCTATGCGCTCCTCGGGCTGCTCGCCGATTTCGTCATCCGTACTCTCGAAAGGCTGCTGCTGCAATGGCGACCGACGTTCACGGGCCAGTGA
- a CDS encoding ABC transporter ATP-binding protein, producing the protein MATDVHGPVTGIEHRRRPHPAGSGAAVEVDGLVRAFGDRVVIDGLELSVRTGEFVALLGRSGCGKSTLLRVLAGLDREITGEVLVPRRKAVAFQAPRLMPWKRVWRNVLLGLPGRPRREAAVRALTEVGLGHRADAWPKTLSGGEAQRASLARALVREPDLLLLDEPFGALDALTRLKAQRLVAELWQERGCAVLLVTHDVEEALLLADRVLVMEDGRIAYEATVDLARPRDISAPRFGALRARLLDRLGVEGAEVSEAGQEGSEAGEADARTRAQTAAPADVGVDADADAGQHPTPSAVPAPIPAPVPVPAPVPNTPHRPQNETDTP; encoded by the coding sequence ATGGCGACCGACGTTCACGGGCCAGTGACCGGGATCGAACACCGGCGGCGTCCGCACCCCGCGGGCTCCGGCGCCGCCGTGGAGGTGGACGGGCTGGTACGGGCGTTCGGTGACCGGGTGGTCATCGACGGTCTGGAGCTGTCCGTCCGGACCGGTGAGTTCGTGGCGCTGCTCGGACGCAGCGGTTGCGGGAAGTCGACCCTGCTGCGGGTACTGGCGGGACTCGACCGGGAGATCACGGGCGAGGTGCTGGTGCCGCGCCGTAAGGCCGTGGCGTTCCAGGCGCCGCGGCTGATGCCCTGGAAGCGGGTCTGGCGCAATGTGCTGCTGGGACTGCCGGGGCGTCCGCGACGCGAGGCTGCTGTACGGGCGTTGACGGAGGTCGGGCTCGGCCATCGGGCGGACGCCTGGCCCAAGACGCTCTCGGGCGGCGAGGCACAGCGCGCGTCGCTGGCCCGTGCGCTGGTGCGGGAGCCGGATCTGCTGCTGCTCGACGAGCCGTTCGGTGCCCTCGACGCGCTGACCCGGCTCAAGGCCCAGCGTCTGGTGGCGGAGTTGTGGCAGGAGCGCGGCTGCGCGGTGCTGCTGGTCACCCATGACGTGGAGGAGGCGCTGCTGCTCGCCGACCGGGTGCTGGTGATGGAGGACGGGCGGATCGCGTACGAGGCCACGGTGGATCTGGCACGGCCGCGCGATATCTCCGCTCCGCGCTTCGGTGCGCTGCGCGCCCGACTGCTCGACCGGCTCGGGGTGGAGGGCGCGGAAGTTTCCGAGGCGGGCCAGGAAGGCTCCGAGGCGGGAGAGGCCGACGCCCGGACCCGTGCGCAGACAGCCGCCCCCGCAGACGTCGGCGTCGACGCCGACGCCGACGCCGGGCAACACCCCACGCCCTCAGCCGTCCCCGCACCCATCCCCGCCCCCGTCCCCGTCCCCGCACCCGTCCCCAACACCCCGCACCGACCCCAGAACGAAACGGACACGCCATGA
- a CDS encoding ABC transporter substrate-binding protein produces MRAHHLGPAALLLPLTLLLAGCGGASRAEGAGGGTGSGTDGKGSLTLNVGDQKGGSEALLRAAGELDDLPYKIKWSTFTSGPPLLEAINAGAVDVGAVGNTPPVFAAAAKSKIKVIAATHSRSDGEAILVRKNSPLRRPAQLKGKTVAVAQGSSAHYQLIASLKKAGLTPKDVTLSYLQPADALAAFTRGKVDAWAVWDPYTSQALDRAGARVLTTGQGVVNGLGFQVAAPAALDDKKKSAALKDYTDRLRRAQHWVFTHPDDFAKAWVKETGLPQKAALDAVRRTRGTAVAVAVDKPAIASEQGIVDAFAAQKLIPRSFDFGDFVDPRFNGDLPPSSTAPHTYGKAR; encoded by the coding sequence ATGAGAGCACACCATCTCGGCCCGGCCGCCCTGCTGCTTCCGCTCACTCTGCTGCTGGCCGGCTGCGGGGGTGCGTCGCGGGCCGAGGGGGCCGGGGGCGGAACCGGCAGCGGCACGGACGGCAAGGGGTCGCTGACCCTCAACGTCGGTGACCAGAAGGGGGGTTCGGAGGCGCTGCTGCGTGCCGCAGGGGAGCTGGACGACCTTCCGTACAAGATCAAGTGGTCGACGTTCACCTCGGGGCCGCCGCTGCTGGAGGCGATCAACGCGGGGGCGGTGGATGTCGGCGCGGTCGGCAACACCCCGCCCGTGTTCGCCGCCGCGGCGAAGTCGAAGATCAAGGTGATCGCCGCGACGCACAGCAGGTCGGACGGCGAGGCGATCCTGGTGCGGAAGAACTCCCCGCTCCGGCGGCCGGCACAGCTCAAGGGCAAGACCGTCGCCGTTGCCCAGGGCAGTTCCGCGCACTACCAACTCATCGCCTCGCTGAAGAAGGCGGGACTGACGCCGAAGGACGTCACGCTCAGCTACCTCCAGCCGGCCGACGCGCTCGCGGCGTTCACCCGGGGGAAGGTGGACGCCTGGGCGGTATGGGACCCGTACACCTCGCAGGCGCTGGACCGGGCCGGGGCCCGGGTGCTGACCACCGGGCAGGGCGTGGTCAACGGGCTCGGCTTCCAGGTCGCCGCGCCGGCCGCGCTGGACGACAAGAAGAAGTCCGCGGCGCTGAAGGACTACACCGACCGGCTGCGGCGGGCGCAACACTGGGTGTTCACACACCCCGACGACTTCGCGAAGGCCTGGGTGAAGGAGACCGGGCTGCCGCAGAAGGCGGCGCTGGACGCGGTCCGGCGTACCCGGGGCACGGCGGTCGCGGTCGCCGTGGACAAGCCCGCCATCGCCTCCGAGCAGGGGATCGTGGACGCGTTCGCGGCACAGAAGCTGATTCCGCGGTCCTTCGACTTCGGGGACTTCGTCGACCCTCGTTTCAACGGTGACCTGCCGCCTTCGAGCACGGCACCGCACACCTATGGAAAGGCGCGCTGA